From Ancylobacter pratisalsi, one genomic window encodes:
- the speB gene encoding agmatinase yields MTGKFEPLDSGTIPRFAGLPTFMRLPVAEPAEVDIAIIGLPFDLGTTNRAGTRHGPRELRNQSSLMRRVHHVTGLSPYDRARVADCGDVIIDPFDLMRSLDLITAHYAGVRTAGALPLTAGGDHLISLPILRGLASDGPVGLIQFDAHSDTYDTFFNGSRYTHGTPFRRAIEEGLVDPKRFVQVGLRGAISDAGNYDYARDVGVRIIFIEEFIERGVADVMAEVRAIVGDQKTYVTFDIDGIDPSQAPGTGTPEIGGFSTREAQAMVRLLDGLNIIGADLVEVAPPFDPSGLTALTGATIMFELLCVLAGVVETKGKL; encoded by the coding sequence ATGACAGGCAAGTTCGAGCCGCTTGATTCCGGCACCATCCCCCGCTTTGCCGGACTGCCCACCTTCATGCGCCTGCCGGTCGCCGAGCCGGCGGAGGTCGACATCGCGATCATCGGGCTGCCCTTCGATCTGGGCACCACCAACCGCGCCGGCACCCGCCACGGCCCGCGCGAATTGCGCAACCAGTCGAGCCTGATGCGCCGCGTGCACCATGTCACCGGCCTCTCGCCCTATGACCGCGCCCGCGTGGCCGATTGCGGCGACGTCATCATCGATCCGTTCGACCTGATGCGCTCGCTGGACCTCATCACCGCCCATTATGCCGGCGTACGCACCGCCGGCGCGCTGCCGCTCACCGCCGGCGGCGACCACCTCATCAGCCTGCCGATCCTGCGCGGGCTGGCCAGCGACGGACCCGTCGGGCTGATCCAGTTCGACGCCCATTCGGACACTTACGACACCTTCTTCAACGGCAGCCGCTACACCCACGGCACCCCGTTCCGCCGCGCCATCGAGGAAGGACTGGTCGACCCGAAGCGCTTCGTGCAGGTGGGTCTGCGCGGGGCGATCTCGGATGCCGGCAATTACGACTACGCCCGCGATGTCGGTGTGCGCATCATCTTCATCGAGGAGTTCATCGAGCGCGGCGTCGCCGATGTCATGGCCGAGGTCCGCGCCATCGTCGGCGACCAGAAAACCTATGTCACCTTCGACATTGACGGCATCGATCCCTCGCAGGCCCCCGGCACCGGCACGCCCGAGATCGGCGGCTTCTCGACCCGCGAGGCGCAGGCCATGGTGCGCCTGCTCGACGGGCTGAACATCATCGGCGCCGACCTCGTCGAGGTCGCCCCGCCCTTCGATCCCTCTGGCCTCACGGCCCTGACGGGCGCCACCATCATGTTCGAGC
- a CDS encoding creatininase has protein sequence MVDSVRLDELNWLEFAARVAAGAPVLLPLGSTEQHGPHLPLNVDVTLPTGVCERVAKEVGGLVAPTLAYGCKSMPRSGGGEHFPGTLSLDAHTFALIIRDVIRNLGRQGVRRLVLVNGHYENMGPSIEGLDLGMRELRRDGIYDMEVMRLEYWDFAQRATLDTLFPDGFPGIDLEHASLLETSLMLMLRPDLVEMEKVPDDGPATFPPYDKFPLPEDFGLPHSGVLAVATGSTAEKGELLMDDYVTRISEAIRKEFRL, from the coding sequence ATGGTCGACAGCGTCCGTCTCGACGAACTCAACTGGCTCGAATTCGCGGCAAGGGTTGCCGCAGGCGCTCCGGTGCTGCTGCCGCTCGGCTCCACCGAGCAGCACGGACCCCATCTGCCGCTGAACGTGGATGTCACCCTGCCCACCGGCGTGTGCGAGCGGGTGGCGAAGGAGGTCGGCGGCCTCGTTGCCCCCACCTTGGCCTATGGCTGCAAATCGATGCCGCGTTCGGGCGGGGGCGAGCATTTCCCCGGAACGCTGAGCCTTGACGCGCACACCTTCGCGCTGATCATCCGCGACGTGATCCGCAATCTCGGCCGCCAGGGCGTGCGCCGGCTGGTGCTGGTCAACGGCCATTACGAGAATATGGGTCCCTCGATCGAAGGGCTCGACCTGGGCATGCGCGAACTGCGCCGCGACGGCATCTACGACATGGAAGTGATGCGCCTGGAGTACTGGGACTTCGCCCAGCGCGCCACGCTCGACACCCTGTTCCCGGACGGTTTCCCCGGCATCGACCTTGAGCATGCCAGCCTGCTGGAAACCTCGCTGATGCTGATGCTGCGGCCGGATCTGGTCGAGATGGAGAAGGTGCCGGACGATGGCCCCGCGACCTTCCCGCCCTACGACAAGTTCCCCCTGCCGGAAGACTTCGGGCTGCCCCATTCCGGCGTCCTTGCCGTCGCCACCGGCTCGACCGCCGAGAAGGGCGAGTTGCTGATGGACGACTACGTCACCCGCATATCGGAGGCGATCCGCAAGGAATTCCGCCTCTAG
- a CDS encoding SDR family NAD(P)-dependent oxidoreductase, translated as MVKPHEGLRIIVTGAGSGIGRASADALAAAGARVIGFDLHPAEQSSWPTIITNVTDENAVVNGMEVAVDQLGGLDAIVNCAGICVETPLDSFDIDTFERMAAINVRGPILMAREALRHFGESGRIVNIASELAYLGRAGFSGYAATKGAILTLTRSWARELGPRVQVNAVAPGPVDTPLLDFENMSEELKRLEISNPSARIGRPAEVAQAVLFLISRHTTFITGQCISVDGGAAMH; from the coding sequence ATGGTGAAGCCCCACGAAGGCCTGCGCATCATTGTCACCGGTGCGGGAAGCGGCATCGGCCGGGCCAGCGCGGATGCGCTCGCGGCGGCGGGCGCGCGCGTGATCGGCTTCGACCTGCACCCGGCGGAGCAGTCGAGCTGGCCGACGATCATCACCAACGTCACCGACGAGAACGCGGTGGTGAACGGAATGGAGGTCGCCGTCGACCAGCTCGGCGGTCTCGATGCCATCGTGAACTGCGCCGGCATCTGCGTGGAGACCCCCCTCGACAGCTTCGATATCGATACCTTTGAGCGCATGGCCGCGATCAATGTGCGCGGACCGATCCTGATGGCGCGGGAGGCGCTGCGCCATTTCGGCGAGAGCGGGCGCATCGTCAACATCGCCTCGGAGCTGGCCTATCTCGGCCGCGCCGGCTTCTCCGGCTATGCCGCCACCAAAGGCGCGATTCTTACCCTCACCCGCTCCTGGGCCCGCGAGCTGGGTCCGCGCGTGCAGGTAAATGCGGTCGCGCCGGGCCCGGTGGACACGCCCCTGCTCGATTTCGAGAATATGAGCGAAGAACTGAAGCGGCTGGAGATTAGCAATCCCTCTGCCCGCATCGGTCGTCCGGCCGAAGTAGCCCAGGCGGTGCTGTTCCTCATCAGCCGCCACACGACATTCATCACTGGCCAGTGCATCAGCGTCGATGGCGGCGCGGCCATGCACTGA
- a CDS encoding SDR family NAD(P)-dependent oxidoreductase: protein MTLDGLSGRTVLVTGSSRGIGFGIARAFAAAGVELHMLAEDEGIAEAAERLGAQAHRADITSSEAVAEVAASLPHLDVLVNNAGLELVTPLDDGSSGNEATFRRVVEINVVGTFLVTRALLPSLGHGGRIINTASIWSRGAEALFSAYVASKHAVIGLTKTWAKELGPRGITVNAVCPGWVRTEASLRSLHAMAARMKVAPDTLLDEIVAAQILPGFMDPDDVAGTYLFLASDLAANITGQSLGVDRGEYPW, encoded by the coding sequence GTGACCCTGGACGGACTGTCCGGACGCACCGTCCTTGTCACCGGCTCCAGTCGGGGCATCGGCTTCGGCATTGCCCGCGCCTTCGCCGCGGCGGGTGTCGAGCTTCACATGCTGGCCGAGGACGAGGGCATCGCGGAAGCCGCCGAGCGGCTGGGCGCGCAGGCCCATCGCGCGGACATCACCTCGTCCGAGGCTGTTGCCGAAGTGGCCGCCTCCCTGCCCCATCTCGACGTGCTGGTGAACAATGCCGGCCTCGAGCTCGTCACGCCGTTGGACGATGGCAGCTCGGGCAACGAGGCGACGTTCCGCCGCGTGGTCGAGATCAACGTGGTCGGCACCTTCCTCGTCACCCGCGCACTGTTGCCAAGCCTCGGCCATGGCGGACGCATCATCAACACCGCCTCCATCTGGTCGCGCGGGGCGGAGGCGCTGTTCAGCGCCTATGTCGCCTCCAAGCACGCGGTGATCGGGCTGACCAAGACCTGGGCGAAGGAACTCGGCCCGCGCGGAATCACCGTCAATGCGGTCTGCCCGGGCTGGGTGCGCACCGAGGCCTCGCTGCGCTCGCTGCACGCAATGGCGGCGCGCATGAAGGTCGCACCTGATACGCTGCTGGACGAAATCGTCGCGGCGCAGATTCTTCCGGGCTTCATGGACCCGGACGACGTCGCCGGCACCTATCTGTTCCTGGCCTCCGATCTCGCCGCCAACATCACCGGCCAGAGTCTCGGGGTCGATCGCGGAGAATACCCATGGTGA
- a CDS encoding LysR family transcriptional regulator: MARPMRRLDNIDLRLLRVFLVLAEEGGFQDAQIALNLSQSTLSTHLAALERKLGGQLCERGRSGFRLTPFGQSVFTAARELFDEVEAFQGRIGRGRGHLVGRLRLGIVDGVVTNPRLGLQTALSRYMTYASEVFVDLELGTPLALERALIEGARDIVVGPLSQKLPGVTYIPLHRESQALYCGAGHALFALEDGEITHQRIEQALFSVRSYRHLDDLYRVNHPRASAAIVQMEAQVMMILSGHFIGYLPRHIGEDWARRGQMRVLRPESYGFDSAHFAATRRLKGEQPLVDAFVRELKAQAQASEPATVQVSR, from the coding sequence ATGGCTCGCCCCATGCGCCGGCTCGACAATATCGACCTCAGGCTGCTGCGCGTTTTCCTCGTGCTCGCGGAAGAGGGCGGCTTTCAGGATGCGCAGATCGCGCTGAATCTCTCGCAATCGACGCTGTCCACCCATCTCGCCGCGCTGGAACGCAAGCTGGGTGGCCAGCTGTGCGAGCGTGGGCGCTCCGGTTTCCGGCTCACGCCGTTCGGCCAGTCGGTGTTTACCGCCGCGCGGGAGCTGTTCGACGAGGTCGAGGCGTTTCAGGGGCGCATCGGGCGGGGCCGGGGGCATCTGGTCGGGCGGCTGCGGCTCGGCATTGTCGACGGCGTTGTCACCAATCCGCGCCTTGGCCTGCAGACCGCGCTGTCGCGCTACATGACCTATGCGTCCGAAGTGTTCGTCGACCTGGAGCTGGGCACGCCGTTGGCGCTGGAGCGGGCGCTGATCGAGGGCGCGCGGGATATCGTGGTCGGGCCGCTGTCGCAGAAGCTGCCCGGCGTCACCTACATTCCCCTGCACCGCGAATCGCAGGCGCTCTATTGCGGGGCCGGCCACGCACTGTTCGCGCTGGAAGACGGCGAGATCACCCATCAGCGGATCGAGCAGGCGCTGTTCTCGGTGCGCAGCTATCGCCACCTCGACGACCTCTACCGGGTGAACCATCCCCGCGCCAGCGCCGCCATCGTGCAGATGGAGGCGCAGGTGATGATGATCCTGTCCGGGCACTTCATCGGCTACCTACCGCGCCATATCGGCGAGGACTGGGCGCGGCGCGGCCAGATGCGGGTGTTGCGACCGGAAAGCTACGGCTTCGATTCCGCCCATTTCGCCGCGACACGGCGCCTGAAGGGCGAGCAGCCGCTGGTCGACGCCTTCGTCCGGGAACTGAAGGCGCAGGCGCAGGCCTCCGAGCCGGCGACGGTTCAGGTAAGCCGGTAG
- a CDS encoding Wzz/FepE/Etk N-terminal domain-containing protein, with protein MTSSFAGQMEGTHPHPGGEQRPSSFTLRDFLIAAFFHIRIVLLVALVPIGLGVAAATLSKTEYTASSLVMVIVSREVTNNQNVTGSGPSVLSIEGLKQVESEVQILESADVIRTVIEAIGRERLFPPSLVSRLKDMLSSNGSVMDTAIERFRRELRASVLDGSNVIQVSYTNPDRELAIEASDKVVEVYMARRRAIMENPTARILMNEVERFKRELSAADAAIEDLKTRVGIIDFAQDAVLAANQVDAVVQRRRQVAERRVAVAGQIAEAERQLKELPETVFDFSQNSDALGNDDDNNALSRLLVERDRLSMQYAANGSMMREINRKIDTIRAQIASRNERNYQTSRDVRNPSIGYVNNMVLSLRIERDALDQQEKELAQQQVEAEKRLTELRTAETQLVELDRRRDTLNEGYREYLRRATAAQIEEAAAAERESNIRLVQEAGAAVTNRSMRLPFLAAGLLGGVLFGAAAGAVASALRSSFIMPVEAERALALPLLGEVGNQSRADDPLANQHDVAALAALLLDTQVDERPVRTMQLVAPGEDEALSPLAAGVANEITVQRGLRTLLVDLAGTAETAPDPSAREKGGLTVMPTTTPLLWTLASRQGSTLLDVRLPMTQARQLMEQLGGEFEAVVFCSTAQDPTGVTARLAPLVDGNVLVLRAEKTRKQQALALGTAVTESGGVPLGFVFLGRRYLLPAWIYRLT; from the coding sequence ATGACGTCCAGCTTTGCCGGCCAGATGGAGGGGACTCATCCCCACCCCGGAGGCGAACAGCGTCCGTCGAGCTTCACCCTGCGCGATTTCCTCATCGCCGCGTTCTTCCACATCCGCATCGTGCTGCTCGTCGCCCTCGTGCCCATCGGCCTTGGCGTGGCCGCCGCGACCCTCTCCAAGACCGAATACACCGCGTCCAGCCTGGTCATGGTGATCGTCAGTCGCGAGGTCACCAACAACCAGAACGTCACCGGCTCCGGCCCCTCGGTCCTGTCCATCGAAGGGCTGAAGCAGGTTGAATCCGAGGTGCAGATCCTCGAAAGCGCGGATGTCATCCGCACCGTGATCGAGGCCATCGGCCGCGAGCGGCTGTTCCCGCCCAGCCTGGTGTCGCGGCTCAAGGACATGCTCTCAAGCAATGGCAGCGTGATGGACACCGCCATCGAGCGGTTCCGCCGCGAGTTGCGGGCCAGCGTGCTGGACGGCTCCAACGTGATTCAGGTGTCCTATACGAACCCCGATCGCGAACTGGCGATCGAGGCGTCGGACAAGGTGGTCGAGGTCTACATGGCGCGCCGGCGCGCCATCATGGAGAACCCCACCGCCCGCATTCTCATGAACGAGGTGGAGCGCTTCAAGCGCGAGCTTTCCGCCGCCGATGCCGCCATCGAGGACCTGAAGACGCGCGTGGGCATCATCGATTTCGCACAGGATGCCGTGCTCGCGGCCAACCAGGTCGACGCCGTGGTGCAGCGCCGCCGGCAGGTCGCGGAGCGCCGGGTCGCGGTCGCCGGCCAGATCGCGGAAGCCGAGCGCCAGCTCAAGGAGCTGCCCGAGACGGTGTTCGACTTCAGTCAGAACAGCGACGCCCTCGGCAATGACGACGACAACAACGCCCTCTCGCGGCTGCTTGTCGAGCGCGACCGGCTGTCGATGCAGTACGCGGCGAATGGCTCGATGATGCGGGAGATCAACCGCAAGATCGACACCATCCGCGCTCAGATCGCCAGCCGCAATGAGCGCAACTACCAGACCAGCCGCGACGTGCGAAACCCCTCGATCGGCTACGTGAACAACATGGTGCTGTCCCTGCGCATCGAGCGGGACGCGCTGGACCAGCAGGAAAAGGAGCTGGCGCAGCAGCAGGTCGAGGCCGAGAAACGGCTGACCGAGCTACGCACCGCGGAAACCCAGCTTGTCGAACTCGACCGCCGCCGCGACACCCTCAATGAGGGCTATCGCGAGTATCTGCGCCGGGCCACCGCCGCACAGATCGAGGAGGCCGCCGCCGCCGAGCGCGAATCCAATATCCGGCTGGTGCAGGAGGCCGGCGCCGCCGTCACCAACCGCAGCATGCGCCTGCCATTCCTGGCCGCGGGCCTTCTGGGCGGCGTTCTGTTCGGCGCCGCCGCCGGTGCCGTCGCCTCGGCCCTGCGCTCGTCCTTCATCATGCCGGTCGAGGCCGAGCGCGCCCTCGCCCTGCCATTGCTGGGCGAGGTGGGCAACCAGTCGCGTGCCGACGATCCGCTGGCGAACCAGCACGATGTCGCCGCCCTCGCGGCCCTGCTGCTCGACACCCAGGTCGACGAGCGCCCCGTGCGCACCATGCAATTGGTCGCGCCGGGTGAGGACGAGGCGCTGTCGCCCCTCGCCGCCGGCGTCGCCAACGAGATCACCGTCCAGCGCGGCCTGCGCACCCTGCTGGTGGATCTGGCCGGCACCGCGGAAACCGCACCCGATCCCTCCGCCCGCGAGAAGGGTGGCCTGACGGTGATGCCGACCACGACGCCGCTGCTGTGGACGCTGGCGAGCCGCCAGGGTTCCACGCTGCTCGACGTGCGCCTGCCCATGACCCAGGCCCGGCAACTGATGGAGCAGCTCGGCGGTGAGTTCGAGGCGGTCGTGTTCTGCTCCACCGCCCAGGACCCCACCGGCGTCACCGCGCGGCTTGCCCCGCTCGTCGATGGCAATGTCCTGGTGCTGCGGGCGGAAAAAACCCGCAAGCAGCAGGCCCTCGCGCTCGGCACGGCGGTGACCGAGAGCGGCGGCGTCCCGCTCGGCTTCGTCTTTCTCGGCCGGCGCTACCTGCTTCCCGCCTGGATCTACCGGCTTACCTGA
- a CDS encoding lipopolysaccharide biosynthesis protein, translating into MKLPGLSTLHRHVATYGVYAGALMVRGTELVGKLGLYMLAARILGAHEAGLFFLCITWVGLAATAARAGFEKATVRHIASEIALGRLDTARAAMRTGALWVFLGGVVATFLTLIIATPAATLIFADPSLAPPLLIAAVAILPQALCFFVAHALFGLDRGVAGQFVQNASWPIFTLGAMLAGVRSLDGILYALAAANLASMLIGVVFLVRARPDRIAVRKGPKSASTLPELWRTALPLGVVEVVQVSLTAIPIMLLAAVAAPSVVGAFSVANRLSQLIWVVIIAIGSIAAPRFAALHRLQDWAGLRAQNRRARLLVALAGLPPIALMMLFPATILGLIGPGYEIAATALAIMCLGQLVNCLLPCQDIMLAMTGQGSVLRWLNFAQLGTCIVAGALLVPAFGMTGAAVLSALVIAQGAVGTTLMVRCRLPQAL; encoded by the coding sequence ATGAAGCTCCCAGGCCTTTCCACTCTGCACCGGCATGTCGCCACGTATGGCGTGTATGCGGGCGCGCTGATGGTGCGCGGTACCGAGCTTGTCGGCAAGCTGGGCCTCTACATGCTGGCGGCCCGCATTCTGGGCGCGCATGAGGCGGGTCTGTTCTTTCTTTGCATCACCTGGGTCGGCCTTGCCGCGACAGCGGCACGGGCGGGGTTCGAAAAGGCGACGGTGCGGCATATCGCCAGCGAAATCGCCCTCGGCCGGCTGGATACGGCCCGCGCAGCCATGCGGACCGGCGCCCTGTGGGTCTTCCTTGGGGGCGTCGTCGCCACGTTCCTCACCCTCATCATCGCCACTCCCGCGGCGACCCTCATCTTCGCCGACCCCAGCCTCGCCCCGCCGCTGCTCATCGCCGCCGTCGCCATTCTCCCGCAGGCGCTGTGCTTCTTCGTCGCCCATGCCCTGTTCGGTCTCGACCGAGGCGTGGCCGGCCAGTTCGTCCAGAATGCGTCCTGGCCGATCTTTACTCTCGGCGCCATGCTGGCCGGTGTTCGTTCGCTCGATGGCATCCTCTACGCGCTCGCAGCCGCCAATCTCGCCTCCATGCTGATCGGCGTCGTATTTCTGGTGCGCGCGCGTCCGGACCGGATCGCGGTGCGCAAAGGTCCCAAGAGCGCTTCGACCCTGCCCGAGCTGTGGCGCACCGCGCTGCCGCTGGGCGTCGTGGAGGTGGTCCAGGTATCGCTGACGGCGATACCGATCATGCTGCTCGCCGCCGTCGCCGCGCCGAGCGTGGTCGGCGCCTTCAGCGTGGCGAACCGGCTTTCACAGCTGATCTGGGTCGTCATCATCGCCATCGGCTCCATCGCCGCGCCGCGTTTCGCCGCCCTGCACCGCCTGCAGGACTGGGCCGGGCTGCGGGCGCAGAACCGGCGGGCGCGGCTTCTGGTGGCACTGGCCGGCCTGCCCCCCATCGCGCTGATGATGCTGTTCCCCGCCACCATCCTGGGTCTCATCGGCCCGGGCTACGAGATCGCCGCGACCGCGCTGGCGATCATGTGCCTCGGCCAGTTGGTCAACTGCCTGCTGCCGTGCCAGGACATCATGCTGGCGATGACAGGCCAGGGCAGCGTCCTGCGCTGGCTGAACTTCGCCCAGCTCGGCACCTGCATCGTGGCGGGCGCGCTGCTGGTGCCGGCCTTCGGCATGACCGGCGCGGCGGTTCTGAGCGCACTCGTCATCGCCCAGGGCGCCGTGGGAACCACGTTGATGGTGCGCTGCCGCTTACCCCAGGCGCTATAA
- a CDS encoding polysaccharide biosynthesis/export family protein yields MLFRPHGEPFSTVGHAPARSRAPRPLAARWAGLAGVALCALVLAGCQTTSSQTTGSVGKPQSPNDTFTTGQELRFTEVNPQGFRPWSSQLPPYRIGAGDKLKIKYFLTREMDEELTVSPDGTIAPRAIGQLKVEGLTLAGAQQVVRSASRAELADQKVVIALEDAVSAKVYIGGMVERPGPYNISEMRAGTLQSILTAGGFTDEARTGQVAIIRRGPDNMPMLRLVNVQDIIQTGFTLDDVQLAAGDIVYVPRSSVAELNVWIDQFINKVVPFQRSFNYTLGTQSSVVP; encoded by the coding sequence ATGCTTTTTCGCCCGCATGGCGAGCCTTTCTCCACCGTGGGCCACGCGCCGGCGCGCTCGCGAGCGCCGCGCCCGCTCGCGGCCCGATGGGCGGGGCTGGCGGGTGTGGCGCTGTGTGCGCTGGTGCTGGCCGGGTGTCAGACCACCAGTTCGCAGACCACCGGCTCGGTCGGCAAGCCGCAATCGCCGAATGATACCTTCACCACCGGGCAGGAACTGCGCTTCACCGAGGTGAACCCGCAGGGCTTCCGCCCGTGGAGCAGCCAGCTGCCGCCCTACCGGATCGGGGCGGGCGACAAGCTGAAGATCAAGTACTTCCTGACCCGCGAGATGGACGAGGAACTCACCGTCTCGCCGGATGGCACCATCGCGCCGCGCGCGATCGGTCAGCTCAAGGTCGAGGGACTGACGCTGGCCGGGGCCCAGCAGGTGGTGCGCAGCGCCTCCCGCGCGGAACTGGCGGACCAGAAGGTGGTGATCGCGCTGGAAGATGCGGTCTCCGCCAAGGTCTATATCGGCGGCATGGTCGAGCGGCCCGGTCCCTACAACATCTCCGAGATGCGCGCGGGCACGCTTCAGAGCATCCTGACCGCCGGCGGCTTCACCGACGAGGCGCGTACCGGGCAGGTGGCGATCATTCGCCGTGGCCCGGACAATATGCCGATGCTGCGGCTGGTGAATGTGCAGGACATCATCCAGACCGGCTTCACGCTGGACGACGTTCAGCTCGCCGCCGGCGACATTGTCTATGTGCCGCGCAGCTCTGTGGCCGAGCTCAATGTCTGGATCGACCAGTTCATCAACAAAGTTGTGCCGTTCCAGCGGAGCTTCAACTATACGCTCGGCACTCAAAGCAGCGTGGTGCCCTGA
- a CDS encoding WecB/TagA/CpsF family glycosyltransferase, whose product MFTDMADMHSDAPKGEIEEVVYLGVPIARLGTHAAAAHIAARRPGLPFAYVVTPNAAHFTRLIRLRDRRFRDAVSHAWLRLLDGHVPHMLARRLFGLDLPLAPGSDVTAVLLGEHMKPDDAVTVIGGGNGVREALMARFGLTRVAQHEPPMGFIEQPAAVEACVDFVLAHPARYVFLVTGAPQSEYLALRILERGGAVGTGLCVGSALNFATGRTPRAPQWVRNAGLEWAYRLMRNPLGHARRVFVDSLPIFRIAIEARLKPAAFGMADPRKDRP is encoded by the coding sequence ATGTTCACCGATATGGCCGACATGCACAGCGATGCGCCCAAGGGCGAGATTGAGGAGGTCGTGTATCTCGGCGTCCCGATTGCCCGGCTCGGCACGCACGCTGCCGCCGCGCACATTGCCGCGCGCAGGCCGGGCCTGCCCTTCGCCTATGTGGTGACGCCGAATGCGGCGCATTTCACGCGCCTGATCCGGCTGCGCGACCGGCGTTTTCGCGACGCGGTGTCCCATGCCTGGCTGCGGCTGCTCGACGGGCACGTGCCGCATATGCTGGCGCGGCGGCTCTTCGGGCTCGACCTGCCGCTGGCTCCGGGAAGCGACGTGACCGCGGTGCTGCTCGGCGAGCACATGAAGCCGGACGATGCGGTGACCGTGATCGGAGGCGGGAACGGGGTGCGCGAGGCGCTCATGGCGCGCTTCGGCTTGACGCGGGTGGCGCAGCACGAGCCGCCCATGGGCTTCATCGAGCAGCCCGCCGCGGTCGAGGCCTGCGTCGATTTCGTGCTCGCCCATCCCGCGCGCTATGTCTTTCTGGTCACCGGGGCGCCGCAGTCGGAATATCTGGCCTTGCGGATCCTGGAGCGTGGCGGCGCGGTGGGAACCGGGCTGTGCGTGGGCAGCGCGCTCAACTTCGCCACCGGACGGACGCCGCGCGCGCCGCAGTGGGTGCGCAATGCGGGCCTGGAATGGGCTTACAGGCTGATGCGAAACCCGTTGGGTCATGCGCGGCGGGTCTTCGTGGATTCCCTGCCGATCTTCCGGATCGCCATCGAGGCTCGCCTGAAGCCGGCCGCGTTCGGCATGGCAGATCCCCGAAAGGACCGGCCGTGA
- a CDS encoding FkbM family methyltransferase, with protein sequence MLRRICKLVNQPAFREAPLTVIGRGVAWSFAVLTGRSPVFELVKGGAKLRVPPDLRYTSVSTFLLRDTSEPELRYVQKFVGPGDVFVDVGANIGLFTLKVAPAAARVVAVEPGKEAGEQLDANVALNGFTHVSVVRKALSDQPGRAALFHNPLGHDPQAFSLLNDGHDAESETVELTTLDTLVEQLGLPRLDCVKIDVEGGEGAVIAGGLSALGRFHPTVIFEMNCPTLFRAGGDPAAAWNLLAGLGYRFFQLGKDGQLAPLAARPLEFCNVVARHEASPALRAA encoded by the coding sequence ATGCTGCGGCGAATTTGCAAGCTGGTGAATCAACCTGCGTTCCGCGAGGCGCCGCTTACCGTGATCGGGCGAGGCGTGGCCTGGTCGTTCGCCGTGCTGACGGGGCGCAGCCCGGTGTTCGAGCTGGTGAAGGGCGGGGCGAAGCTGCGGGTGCCGCCGGACCTGCGCTACACCTCGGTGTCGACCTTCCTGCTGCGCGACACGTCGGAACCGGAACTGCGCTATGTGCAGAAATTCGTCGGCCCGGGTGACGTCTTCGTCGATGTCGGCGCGAATATCGGCCTGTTCACGCTCAAGGTCGCCCCGGCGGCGGCGCGTGTCGTGGCGGTGGAGCCCGGCAAGGAGGCGGGCGAGCAGCTTGACGCCAATGTCGCGCTCAACGGCTTCACCCATGTCAGCGTCGTACGCAAGGCGCTGTCGGACCAGCCCGGCCGGGCGGCGCTGTTCCACAATCCGCTCGGCCACGACCCGCAGGCGTTCTCCCTGCTCAATGACGGCCACGATGCCGAAAGCGAGACGGTGGAGCTGACCACGCTCGACACGCTGGTGGAGCAACTCGGTCTGCCCCGCCTCGATTGCGTGAAGATCGACGTGGAGGGTGGCGAGGGCGCGGTCATTGCCGGGGGGCTGAGCGCGCTGGGCAGGTTCCATCCGACGGTGATCTTCGAGATGAACTGCCCGACGCTGTTCAGGGCCGGCGGCGACCCGGCCGCGGCATGGAACCTGCTGGCGGGGCTCGGCTACCGCTTCTTCCAGCTCGGCAAGGATGGCCAGCTGGCGCCGCTGGCGGCACGGCCGCTGGAGTTCTGCAATGTGGTGGCCCGCCATGAGGCGAGCCCGGCCCTGCGCGCCGCCTAA